The following are from one region of the Neurospora crassa OR74A linkage group III, whole genome shotgun sequence genome:
- a CDS encoding mRNA processing protein: MALPADRAVRPALSKLCSQCSTFTARQSRQSAAFLQSAQQRSVSSIRGAQSSSSSSTQVGGITRTISRPIQASITSKLPSVAAQSRTKASSSTSFATNEDLAGSGIPSKPILEQDNLFHSFTNSPIPKIRQRAAFIRQHASCPHHSHRPGQFSETNRQVDTESGSQPPKHVDFECPDCGIPVYCSEQHWMDDYEKHLEICDTLRQINEDDHDLHSGRHFYEFNYAGPQMDDAMVNMTNWDTFMYTRQFEAVNDDRCMRQATRLLTYPLTIGSVLHELSPYHIRNRLTVEGLKSLTALRYTLHPPKTGGNESIKGLRPEAPPVRVFILGARAESSLPRDAWVQLAHLFPLSRLHLIFIGPESMMNRDDEFPLPPRTPENPYGAVVEDRVWPTMKISTIVDYYHTIHKTGYFAPHDPYFDCFVLFHPGLGHPASSHEWEETLPMLLETKAPIIATGYTQADMERDVEWVNKKAKGEFDILMEPGENIFRSLRWDLNDLDPQDVSAGNWGVWAFRGKRYEATVKDNVIAV; encoded by the exons ATGGCCCTCCCAGCAGACCGCGCCGTGCGTCCGGCCTTGTCCAAGCTTTGCTCGCAATGCTCGACTTTCACAGCTAGACAGAGCAGGCAAAGTGCTGCGTTTTTGCAGTCAGCCCAGCAACGCTCCGTCAGCTCCATCCGAGGGGCACAgagctcttcctcgtcttcgacGCAAGTCGGCGGCATCACCAGAACCATTTCGCGTCCGATCCAGGCTTCGATCACAAGCAAGCTTCCTTCCGTTGCTGCCCAGTCCAGAACCAAGGCCAGCAGCTCGACATCGTTTGCCACCAACGAGGATCTGGCCGGTAGTGGTATCCCCTCGAAGCCGATTCTCGAGCAGGACAACCTCTTCCACTCCTTCACCAACTCGCCCATCCCCAAGATCCGCCAGCGCGCGGCCTTCATAAGACAGCACGCCAGCTGCCCCCACCATAGCCACCGCCCAGGGCAGTTCTCCGAGACCAACCGCCAAGTCGATACCGAGTCTGGCTCCCAGCCGCCGAAGCACGTCGATTTCGAGTGCCCTGACTGTGGCATCCCGGTATATTGCAGCGAGCAGCATTGGATGGACGACTATGAGAAACATCTCGAGATATGCGACACTCTGCGGCAGATCAATGAAGATGACCATGACCTCCATTCAGGCCGCCACTTCTACGAGTTCAACTACGCCGGTCCGCAAATGGATGATGCCATGGTCAACATGACCAACTGGGACACGTTCATGTATACCCGTCAGTTCGAAGCTGTCAACGATGACCGGTGCATGAGACAGGCGACTAGGTTGTTGACCTATCCTCTCACGATCGGCAGCGTTCTTCACGAGTTGAGCCCGTACCACATCCGGAATCGCCTCACGGTCGAGGGCTTAAAGAGTTTGACGGCACTTCGCTATACCCTGCATCCTCCCAAAACTGGAGGCAACGAGTCTATCAAGGGTCTTCGGCCTGAGGCGCCCCCCGTGCGTGTCTTTATTCTCGGTGCTCGCGCTGAGTCGTCGCTGCCTAGAGATGCTTGGGTGCAGTTGGCCCATCTCTTCCCCCTGTCGAGACTCCATCTGATTTTCATCGGACCCGAGAGCATGATGAACCGCGATGACGAATTTCCCCTCCCGCCTCGTACTCCCGAGAATCCTTACGGTGCGGTTGTGGAGGATCGCGTATGGCCTACCATGAAGATCAGCACCATTGTGGATTATTACCATACTATCCACAAGACGGGTTATTTCGCTCCTCACGATCCTTACTTCGACTgcttcgtcctcttccaccCTGGTTTGGGCCACCCGGCAAGCTCCCACGAATGGGAGGAAACGCTGCCTATGCTTCTCGAGACCAAAGCTCCTATCATTGCTACGGGCTACACGCAGGCTGACATGGAGCGTGATGTCGAGTGGGTcaacaagaaggccaagggtgAATTCGACATTCTCATGGAGCCTGGCGAGAACATCTTCCGCAGTCTCCGGTGGGATCTGAATGATCTTGACCCTCAGGACGTCAGTGCCGGTAACTGGGGTGTGTGGGCCTTCCGCGGAAAGAG GTACGAGGCTACCGTCAAAGACAACGTCATTGCTGTATAG